TCTTTCATATAGCTGATATACCGTATCAATTCAAGATGTTCATCACTGTAGCGGTGTACATTTGGTTTGAGTTTGTGGGCCTGCGGGAGCAGGCCTTCACGGATGTAGTAGAGGATCGTGGATTTGGGTACACCAGTCTTCTTCACAAGTTCTGATATCTTATATTCCATGAAGACTATCCTTTTGATGTAACTTTTAAGTATTATATCATATAATCTGAAAAACGTTAAGTTTTACTTTACGATAAATCTATTTCACAAAGGAGAAGAGATGGCACATATTAAACTACCCGAATTTGAGGAAATGACACCGGCGATACAGGAGAAGGCAAGACCGATCCTGGAGAAAACAGGACAGCTTGGTGAAATATTCAAACTGCTTGCGATCGATGAGAAGATCTATTTTGCAACGGATGAGATGATACAGAAATATCTGCTTGACGAGACGACACTTTCCTACGATATCAAAGAGGCGATAGCCTTGCTTATTTCCAAAGAGAATGGATGCAAAATGTGTGTGGACATACATAAGAGTATTGCCAAGATGCTGGGACTGACAGAAGAACACATCGAGAAGATCCTTCAGGGCGTTGATGCGATCGATACGGATGAGAAAGAGAAGGCTCTGCTCAATTTCTGTATCAGGGCTGCACAGAAAGACAATTATAAGATCCAAAAAGAGGATATTGATACACTCAAAGCAATGGGTTGGAGCGATGTACAGATCATCGAGGCAGTAGCCATTACGGGATACTTCAACTACATCAATACACTCTCAAACGTCTTCGGTCTGGGAGAGTAAGATGGGTATCTTTCGCGTTATGCTCGTACTTTTTGGGCTGCTTACAGGCATTGTGCAGGCAGAGGAATACAAAGCGGTCTTTGACTGCAGTTCCGACAATGCAGACTATATCAAGAGTCGTATGTGGCTGGTAGGCAAAACGATGGATATGATAGAGAAAAAAGGGGAGAAGGCTGTTTTTGCTATCACCTTGCATGGCGGCTGTGTATCGATGGTCTCAAAGGAGTATGAAATGATCGTACCCGATGAGGAGGTACCCCAGATCAAAAAAGCGCAGGAATACCTCAGGGTCCTTGCAGAAAAAAGAGGTGTGAAAGTGATCGTGTGTGCCATGTCACTTGCCTCCAATGCCATAGAGCAGAAAGAAGTTCTTCCTTTTGTAAGCATTTCTCCCAACAGCTTCATCGATACGATCGGCTATCAGAACAGGGGATATGCCCTGATGACCTTCAAGTGATCTTGTAACGGCCCAACTCTCTTCCTCGTGCATCGATGACATGTACGGCGCAGGCGAGGCAGGGGTCGAAAGAGTGAAGGACCTTCAGGACCTCCAACGGTTTTTCAGGCTCCTCGAGTTTCATACCTATGAGCGCTTCTTCATAGGGACCTCTTGCACCATCTCTGTTCTTTGGCGTGGCATTCCATGTGGTCGGGGCGATGACGGAGTAGTGTGAGATCTTCTGCTCTTCTATCTTGATGAAGTGGGAGAGTATGCCTCTGGGTACTTCAAAAAATGCATTGCCTTCGGCTGTTTGCGGGAGCGTACTGAAATCGTATTTTTCCCAAGTTTTGGTATCGTAATACTTGATATGCTGAAGCAGATCACTGACACGCTTGAAAAGAAGGTCAGTGATATATTGGGTCTCAATGGCCCGGGCTGCATTCCTTCCGACAGTGGAGGCGAGGTCGATGAGTTCCAAACCGGTCTCTTTCAAAAAAGTATCCACATACGGTTTAAGCAGGGCATTGTTTTTATTGTAGGAGATAAGCATACGGGCAAGCGGCCCGCACTCCATAGTCTTACCCTCATAACGCGGTGCTTTGATCCAGCTGTATTTGTCCGAATTTTCCTCGGTTTTCAACGAGCCGTCTCTGTTGAGATCGGTATAGTAGGGTGTATCGGGATCTTCTTCCCTGTACCAGGACCTCTCTATATGTTCCGTAATGTTCTTTGGATCGAACTCCTGTATGTTGCTGAAATCATGCCCCATGATCACACCGCTTTCGAAGAGTCTGCCGTCAGAAAATGCATATCCGCCTACCGCAATGAAGTTCCCGTTCCCCCGTCCCTGACCACTTTTTATCTCATCTCTGTAGGCAGCGGTCAGAAGTTTCATATCGGGCAGGTAGGCCCTGTCGACGAACTCTTTTGCCTCTTTGAGAATGAAAATGAACTCATTGAGCCTTGAAGGGTTAAGCATGTCGGCCACAGAGGTGATGCCTCCCACGACGATACTTTGTGGATGAGGTGTCTTGCCTCCGAAGATGGCAATGGCTTTGCTGATACTGCTTTGGAATTTGAGTGCATCAAGATAGTGTGAAAGCAGAATGAGGTTCTCTTCGGCAGAGAGTTTGTAGGCGGCATGGCCCCAGTAGCCGTTGGCAAACGGTCCCAGACGGCCGGAATCGACAAAGGTCTGGAGTTTCTCTTTGACATTCTCATAATGGGCTTTTGAATTTCGAAATGGTTCTGCACTATACTTGTATGCGATCTTGCTGCACACTTCTGCATCGGCCTGAAGCGCAGAGGTGACATCCACATAATCCAGAGAGTGGAGATGGTAGAAGTGCACTACATGGTCCTGAATGAAAAGAGCAAGGGACATCAGGTCCCTGATACTTCGGGCATTGTCGGGTATCTCGATACCGTAGGCATCTTCCACACAGCTGACTGCGGTTCTGAAATGGGAGTTCGTACATACCCCGCAGATCCGTCCGGCAAGCAGGCCGGCATCTCTGGGGTCACGGTTTTTGAGTATGGTCTCGATACCCCTGAAAAGCTGTCCGCTGACATAGGCTTCTTCTATGACATTGTTCTCATCGAGCAGTACTTCGACCCTTAGGTGCCCTTCGACCCTGGTGACCGGGTCTATGATGATCTTTTTCATACTTTTCCTCTTCATATTTTTCGTTCATGGGCATATTTGTCAAAGAAGTGCTTCTCTACACAGGCCATACATCCATGTCCTGCCTGTACAGGCCAGCTTGTGGAGTCGTTGAACTTCATGGTCGGACAGTTTGCGAACGCATAGGGTCCCTTGCATCCCATCTCGAAGAGGCACCACCCTTTTTTCGCACCTTCATCTCCCCACTCCCTCACGAATTCACCCAGTTCATAGTGTCCCCGTCTTTCGCAGTTGTCATGAATGCGTCCCTCATAGGCCCAGAGAGGCCTGTTCTGTGCATCGAGGCCGGGAAGCTCTTCGAACATGAGATAGTGCAGGAGGGTACCAACGATATTTACAGGGTTTGCAGGGCAGCCGGGGATGTTGATGACATCATCCCTCCCCAGAGCTTCACTGACACCGACCGCTCCTGTAGGATTGGGCTCTGCGGCCACCACACCGCCGTCAAAAGCACAGCTTCCCACTCCGATGACCATGGCAGCCTCTTGGGCACATCTTTTCAACAGAGAAACCCCGGTCTCACCTTTGGTGCCGATGCGAAGGTATTTCCCCTCAAGGCCAAGCGGTACAGCCCCTTCGACAATGAGCACATAGGTGCCTTTGTGTTCCTCTATGACCTTCTCAAGCAGGGTATCGCTCTCTTCTCCGCTTGCAGACATGACGAGTTCATGGTAGTCCAGAGAGATATAGTTGAAGATCAGCTCTTCAATGGAGGGGTGTGTGGACTTGATGAAGGCTTCACTGTTTCCCGAACAGTCGCTCAGTTCAAGCCAGATAATGGGAATACGGTTGAGGGTCATCAGTGCAGTGCCGACGCTCTCTTCAAAATGCGGATGCAGCTGCATGGAGGCGGTGACCATTGAGACCCAGCTGTTGAACTCCTTTTGGGCGATATCCATGGAGGCAAGGGCATTTTCGAAGTTCTCTTTACTCAGCTGGTTGTGCGGATGCAGACGGTTGAATTTCTCTATGCGTTTTTCGATCTTTTTTAGAACCTTCTCTCGTTGTATCTCTTCAGGTGTTTTTCGGATCATAT
The window above is part of the Sulfurovum riftiae genome. Proteins encoded here:
- a CDS encoding carboxymuconolactone decarboxylase family protein, giving the protein MAHIKLPEFEEMTPAIQEKARPILEKTGQLGEIFKLLAIDEKIYFATDEMIQKYLLDETTLSYDIKEAIALLISKENGCKMCVDIHKSIAKMLGLTEEHIEKILQGVDAIDTDEKEKALLNFCIRAAQKDNYKIQKEDIDTLKAMGWSDVQIIEAVAITGYFNYINTLSNVFGLGE
- a CDS encoding DsrE family protein, with protein sequence MGIFRVMLVLFGLLTGIVQAEEYKAVFDCSSDNADYIKSRMWLVGKTMDMIEKKGEKAVFAITLHGGCVSMVSKEYEMIVPDEEVPQIKKAQEYLRVLAEKRGVKVIVCAMSLASNAIEQKEVLPFVSISPNSFIDTIGYQNRGYALMTFK
- a CDS encoding nickel-dependent hydrogenase large subunit; this translates as MKKIIIDPVTRVEGHLRVEVLLDENNVIEEAYVSGQLFRGIETILKNRDPRDAGLLAGRICGVCTNSHFRTAVSCVEDAYGIEIPDNARSIRDLMSLALFIQDHVVHFYHLHSLDYVDVTSALQADAEVCSKIAYKYSAEPFRNSKAHYENVKEKLQTFVDSGRLGPFANGYWGHAAYKLSAEENLILLSHYLDALKFQSSISKAIAIFGGKTPHPQSIVVGGITSVADMLNPSRLNEFIFILKEAKEFVDRAYLPDMKLLTAAYRDEIKSGQGRGNGNFIAVGGYAFSDGRLFESGVIMGHDFSNIQEFDPKNITEHIERSWYREEDPDTPYYTDLNRDGSLKTEENSDKYSWIKAPRYEGKTMECGPLARMLISYNKNNALLKPYVDTFLKETGLELIDLASTVGRNAARAIETQYITDLLFKRVSDLLQHIKYYDTKTWEKYDFSTLPQTAEGNAFFEVPRGILSHFIKIEEQKISHYSVIAPTTWNATPKNRDGARGPYEEALIGMKLEEPEKPLEVLKVLHSFDPCLACAVHVIDARGRELGRYKIT